CCTACCCATCCACCGAAACTGCCCATGAGGAAGATTTCCTTGGTGGCTCCCACTGAACCCAGCAGTGAATcctctgttttttgagacagagtctagctctgttgcccaggctggagtgcagtggtgcaatgtcggctcactgcaacctccacctcccgggttcaagcaattctcctgcctcagcttcccaagtagctggggttataggcatgtgccaccacgcctggctaatttttgtagttttagtagcgatggggtttcaccatgttggtcaggctggtctcaaactcctgagctcaaatgatccgccctcctcggcctcccaaagtgctgggattacaaggcgtgagccaccgcgcccggcctccactaGTGGATCCTCAGCCCTGCTCCTACCAATCCCTCGACAGCCCTGACCCTAGGCATCACTCCCTCCTACCTGACCGAGCCTGCAGTTCACCCCAGGACCCCACTCTCCTGGCTCTCTTGGCTCTCCTAGGTCTTATGGGGCCTtgccctcctccttctctccctgggCTTCAGCCTGTGGTCTTTCCTCCCCTCTAGCCGCTCTCCCTCGCCGGGCAGCCTCCCCGAGGCTTTACTGCACCTGTAGCTTATAAATATGCGGCTGCATTGAGGCTGCCCAGCCCGACTGCCTGCTAGGAGGAACTGCAGACGCATGCCTGGCACTGCCTGCCGGACACCTCCACGAGGATGTCCCACTCCGGTCCCCAGCTTGCTCCTTCTCATCCTGGCCAACGGCAACTCCACCTTCCAGCTGCTCTGGTAAAAACTCCTCCCTCCCACTCACATCCAATCCAACAGGAAACTCCAATCATGAGCAAACTCCGCCTTCTAGACCAATTCAGAATGAACCTCCTTCTTGTCCCTCCACCCTGGTCCCAGGCACCACCATCTCTCCTGGTCCCCAATGCCCAAACAGCACCAGAACAAATGTGCTCAATCATTTGTTCTGAATGAATGGGCGGGGCAGCctgccagggttcaaatcccagtgtTACCACTTTAATAGATGTGTATCTTTGGATGAGTGGCTGGATCCGGGAATAATAACACTCCATAAGGCTGGCCGGGGGAGTAAATGAGTAAATACATGCAAGtacccagaacagtgcctggcacatggtcagTCCTTAAAATTGTCAccattgttgttgctgttgctgcaaATACTGTGgtgggctgtaccctgcagaaaCTCGGAGGCCCTGGCAGCAGTGGGTGAGGGGCTGTGCCATGGCTAAAGGCAGCTGGAGCAGAGGAATTCAAGGGGCCACATCCCTGATATCCATGACTAGCCTTTGAGAACCAGCAGCCACGCAGAGCTGCCGCACTCTGACTTCACGGTTCGTGCACCTCGGGCAGGCACAGGCTGGGGAGATGCAGGAGCCTCTGGGTCATCCAGCAACCTCAGGCAGAGCTGCAGTGGGAGAAGCCACAGTGTTCAGAGTCTGCAGCATAGGGTAGGCAAGGAGCACTGTACTGGGAGTCAGATGCTGCCACCAAATCCCTGTGCCAGAGACCCTGGGCAAGCCACTGCcccactctgggcttcagtttccccatatatACACCAAAGGCTCTGGAATCAGTATCATTTTGGGCCTGCCAAGCTCTGACAGTCAGTTGGATCAAGGGTGGGTGGCAGAGTGGAGTGGCCTGGCTATGGGGGCTATGCCTTCCTGTCCCCCGATACCTACCCGGTTAAAGACGTTGTCAAAGCTGTTCGGGCTGGTGACATCAAAGCAGAGCAGCAGAACACTGGCATCAGGGTAGAACAGGGGCCGCAGGCGGTCATAGTCGTCTTGCCCTGGGCAGAGTGGGGGTGGTCACTGCCTTCAGGGCTCCTGGCCCCTGTCAGCACTGCCCCAATGTCAGGAGGTCACTCCATCAGATGGGGAGCTTCTGGGGACAGGGCCTAGTTTTTGCCTCAGAGTCTGGCACAAATTTGGCTCTGAGGTGGCTACTCCATGTGAGTGCCCCCTTGGGGCAGTCCTCACCTCTGCCTGTGGGGTGTCTGGAAGGGATGGCGGGCAAGGCAGAGGCCAGGCCTGGCACCACCTGGAGGAACTGGGGCCAACTGCTCAGAAGCCGGCTTTGCTCTGAGCTTAGGAGTGAGAAATAAGGGGTAGGTAGGAACCTGGCAAAGACATCTTAACCCGTCCAACTAAGGGCTGCTGGGATGCCCTGAGTTTAGCTCAGAGCTCACCCTGGTATAGGCAAGGTCaggaggctggagggcagaggccaCAGACAGGCAGATCCTACAGAAGCTAAAAGCAGGGTGGAGCGCTCAGAAGGCCAGGAACAGTCCTGAAAGCAAAGTGCTGGATTCCCGCTTGCCTCCAAGACATAGTGGGCAGCCCTGGGGTGCTGGGGGTGCAGGGGGACATGGCTGCAGAGGCAAAGAGGGCTCAGACTCCTGGGCCCACTCCTGGCCCGCGCCTGTCCCTGGGAGACTGGCTGGCCTCCCTGGTTCAGAAGGAAGCAGAGCGGAATCTGTCCCAGGCATCTGGGGCCCACGGAAGCTCCTcccaccctgcccctgccccagcacACCCACCTGCTGTGTCCCAGATGTGGAGGTGCACAGGTCTGCCTTTCACTTGCAGGTTGACCATGTACCGCTCAAACACGGTGGGGGTGTAGCTCTGaggagaggcagggcagggggaGGCTGTGAGGAGGCTTTGAGAGGCGTTGGGGACTTGGTCTGTCCACAGCGCTGCCCCCGTCTTGGGAGTCAGTGGAGTGTAGTTGTTTGTGAGAAGCCTCCTCCTTGGCCTGCCTGGGGTGCTGGTCCAGAGCCTGTCTGCTTTTGCAAAGTCCTGAACCTCCCGAGCTTTGTTCTCAGTCGTGAAATGGGAATATTGAAAGTCCCTAccagccaggtgccatggctgacccctgtaatcccagcactttgggaggctgaggtgggcctggagaccaggagttcgagaccagcctggccaacatggtgaaaccctgtctctactaaaaatacaaaaattagccaggcgtagtggcacatgcctgtaatcccagctacttggggggctaaggcaggggaatcgcttgaacccaggaggtggatattgcagtgaaccgagatagcgccattgcactccagcctgggtgacagagtgggactccgtctcaaaaaaaaaaaaaaaaaaagggtcccCACCACAGTGCCGCTATAAGGATTCAGTGAGCTATTCCATGCAGAGCCCTTAGCTCAGGGCCTGGCATAAAATAAGCACATCTACATGCCAGCTactgttatttttatcattaccCTCTGGATGGGGGCAGGGGACtcccagttttcctttttttcacagacagggtctccctgtgtttcccaggctggagtgcagcagctattcacaggcaccatagctcactgtagccccaaactcctggctcacgcaatcctcctgcctctgcctcccaagagctgggaccacaggcacatgctagtGGGACTCCCATTTCTGAGCCTTCATTCATGTTGTCCCCCCTTCCTAGAACAACATTAACCTACATGTTTATTCATTCcttgctttgttcatttgttcattcatttattcattcagcagcaTTAGCACCTTCTCTAGGCCCAATTCCAGACACTGGGAAGCAGGCAACAAAAGACTCAATCCCTGCCCTGGGGAACTCGCAGCTTTTTGGGGTTCCTTCTTTGCCTCTCAACCTCTCACAATCCAAACAAGACCCCTATTAAATGCTACCTTCACCTTTCTGGGATGCCTTTCCTGATCCCTTACCAGAATGCCCCAATGCgccctccaccttttttttttttcttttctttttttgagacagagtctcactctatcgcccaggctgcagtgcaacggtgtgatcatggctcactgcaacctccgcctcccaggttcaagggattctcctgcctcagcctcccaagtagctgggattacagacatgcgccaccatgcccggctaatttttgtatttttagtagagatggggtttcaccatgttggtcaggctggtcttgaactcctgacttcatgatccgcccacctcggcctcccaaagtgctgggattacaggcgtgagccaccgcgcccgggctttttttttttttttttttttttttttttttttttgagagagagtcctgctctgtcacctaggctggagtacaatggcgtgatctcttgatcactgcaccctctgcctcctgggttcaagtgattcttctgcctcagcctcgagagtagctgggattacaagcacacaccagcacacccaggtaatttttgtatttttagtagagatagggtttcacaatattagccaggctggtcttcaactcctggactcaagtgatccaccccccttggcctcccaaagtgctgggattacaggtatgagccagcacgccctgccctttttttttttttaaataaggtctcactctgtcacccaggcagtgcagtggcgcgatcttgactcgctgcaacctctgtctcccaggctcaagtaatttcctactttagcctcctgagtagctgggattacagatgtgggccaccgtgcctggctaatttttctttttctttttttcgtagagactgggttttgccatgttgcccaggctggtctcaaactcctgaactgaaGCAATCCAcgcaccttgacctcccaaagtaattttttgtattttttgtagagatggggtcttgctatgttgcccaggttggtcttgaactcctggactcacacgacccacctgccttggcctcccaaagtgctgggattacgggtgtgagccaccactcccagcccagtGTCCCGTGTTTGGGCCTTTCTTCTTTGTCCTGCCTGGGTTTGGGAGGAGGTCGCCCAGGACAGAAGCTCCTTATTCCAGCCTTGCCCAGCCTAAGCTCACTGCCTTTCCATGAAGGTGAGATGAACGGGCAACAGGCCAGGTTTTGTACACAGATGAAAATGCAGGAATGAAGAGGGAGCTTTTGAAAGATGGGTTTGCAAAACTCTGCCACAACCTGTGCCCTCTGCTCCAAGGGGCATGCTGGTCTGCCTGCTGTTAGGTCCCTAACCCTCGACTGCCTGCTCAGGGCTGGTTGGTACGGCCACAGTCAGGGGGGGCCCCTATCCTATTCCCTTCCCATGCCAGGTGGGGCCCCTACCTGCCTGTGACTCAGGAGAATTTcacgcctgcctgcctgcctgcctgccggCCCTCTGAgtcaggccctgaccagctgggAGGGGCAGCACCTGAGCAGTGGGTCAGCACCATCCTCTAGGGAAGCTgcagggagtggggtggggagaaaggCACGTCCCAGAGTGGGCAGCTGAAGAAGATGGAGAAGTCGGGATAGCCTTGAGGTAAGGgctggccccaccccagaccctaGACATGCTGTCACTCCCTCTACCAAGAGGAACCAACAGGAAGAGACAAGGGCCTCACCTACCTCTCCATCCCCGCTTGCCCGCTCAGAGTGCCCTCCCTCAGGCCCTTTGCCTGGTGGGGGCAGTGTGACCTGGTAGCTAGGAGCACTAGCTTTAGGTTTAGATGTGCCTGGCTTAAGACCCAGCTCCGGCACTCACCAGCTATGTGTCCTTAGGACAGTCTCCTCACTGGTTAAAGGGGAAGAGTGTCACGCCATGATGTGGGAGGGAGGATGGACTGGTAGACGAGGCCCCAGCATAAATGCTCACCACCGGGAAAGCTGGTGGCCAGGAGCAGTGTCCACACGAGCCCCCATCCATCCTTCCAGGTGGTGACACTTTCTCCAGTGATATGgattggctgtgtgtccccacacaaatctcatctcgaattgtaatgcCCACGTGTCGAGGgaaggatctggtgggaggtgattgaatcgtgaaggtggtttcccccatgctgttcttgtgatagtgagggagatttttctttttttgacggagccaggctggagtgcagcagtgcgatcttgctcaccgcagcctctgcctcctgggttcaagtgattcttctgcctccacctcctgagtagctgagattacacgtgtgtcaccacacctggctaatttttgtttttttgttttttttgagacggagtatcgctcttgttgcccaggctggagtataatagcacgatctctgcttaccacaacctccgcctcccacgttcaagcgattctcctgcctcagcctcctgagtaggctgAGATTACatacatgtgccaccatgcctggctaattttgtatttttagtagagacagggtttctccacgttggtcaggctggtctcgaacttccgacctcaggtgatccacccgccttgggctcccaaagggctgggatcacaggtgtgagccactgtgcccagcctaatttttgtacttttagtagagatggggttttacaatattggccaggctggactcgaacttttgacctcaagtgatctgcccacctcggcctcccaaagagcagggattacagatgtgagccaccacgcttggccaacAGTGAGGACGTTCTTACGAGACCTGATGGTTCAAAAGTGTGGtgcttcccccttctctctttctcctgctgccacgtaagaagtgccttggttccacttcaccttccactatgattataGGTTTGCTGAGGCCTCGCCAGccatgcagagctgtgagtcaattaaacctcttttcttttcttttcttttttttttttttttttgagacggagtctcgctctgtcacccaggctggagtgcagtggcacgatctcagctcactgcaaccaccaccttccaggttcaagcgattctctcgcctcagcctcccaggtagctgggattataggtgcttgccaccacgcccggctaatttttgtatttttagtagagacagggtttcgccatgttggctaggctggtctcaaactcctgaccttaggtgatccgcttgcctcggcctcccaaagtgctgggattacaggcgtgagccaccgtgccccgccaacctcttttctttataaattacccagtctcaggtagttctttatagcagtgtgaaaatggactaatacccccagcccctccccagcttCTGACCTTTGTCCTAGAGTAGGGGCCTCTCATTGTGAAGGGCACTGGTGCCCTTGCAGCTGAGCTCCCAGCTTGACCACCCACTAAGTCACCTTCTTAATCTGAGCTGCAGGGCAGCCTGCTGGGAATCTCTTGGGAAACATGTTTCGGTGCTTTGCAAATGCCCATGGTAATGACACCATCACCTACCATTCTCTAAGGATCTGTGTGTGGCTGTGTACTGGCGCCATCTCTGATCCTGGCAAGCTTGGAACATCAGTACAATCTTCACTTTCTGATGATGTTCAGAGAGAGgaaatgacttgttcaaggtGACACACTGAACAGCTGGCTAGTGACAGAGCTAGGTCTTTCTGGCTGCAGAGGCCAGGCTCTGTCCCCAGCCACCTGCCTTTCCTGAGGTTACCAACTCCAGTTCCTGGAGGCAGAAAGGGGCTGGGTTTCCCCTCTGGCTTGTAACTGTCACAGCCCTTTCCCCCACTCGGGAGGTCATCCTAGAGACTCTGTCTGTACCTTCTGTTGTGTTGTTCTTTGACCCCCAGGCAGGGTCACCCTCTGTCCATGGGACCAATGGCACCTAATCTTATCTGTTAGGCCGTCCTCAGCCAGAAAAGAAGGACTGAGCCTGTGCTGGACCAGGACAGAGATGACTCAGGTTCGGGTCTGCCCTCCAGGGGCTCACAGACAGAAAATGGATCATTACCAAGATAGGGGACCTGGGCAAAGGGGAGTGTCGGGGTATCCCTGGTTAGGACACCCATGGGAGTCCAAGTGCGAACAAGGAAGGACTCAGAGGGCTCTACCCAGCAGGGCCGGGTGCTCTCCACCGCCTCCTATCCCCATGCTGGTGTGGGGGCTGCTAGGCTTTGAACCTGTGGGAATGGTTGCAGCCCCAAATGCCAGCCAGGACTGGGCAGAGGCTGGCAGCCCAGCCCGGGGCTCCCCCCTGTTCCAGGAGTTCTCGCCACCTTGCCCTCCCCTGCTGCTCTGAACCCAGGGTTGGGCCACAGCCGGATGAGGGTCACGGAGGTCCCTCCAAATCCTCAGGCTGCTCTCGGCCCTTTGCTGTGTGCAGGAAGTCTGGGAGATGGGACTCCAGCCTTCTGGCTGCTGGCCCCTTGGGCTTCAAGGGTTGCCTGGAGGAAGAGTCTGGTGCTAGAGAcaggggcaggaggaggctgGGTCCAGCAGGCAGAGCACTGGGGGCTGTGGAGAAGGCCCTGGTAGGGAGTGGGAAGACCAGGGGTCTAGATCAGTGCTGCCCCCACTGAGCCATGTGCCCCCAGGCAAGCCTCTGGGCTCTggactcagttttcccatctgcaaaatgaaccCTTTCCAGCTCTTGCACAttgtgggatatatatatataaattttttttttttttttgagctagagtGCAGCGgaatgatcttggttcactgcaacctccgcctcctgaattcaagcgattctcctgcctcagcttcccgagtagctgggattacaggcgtgtgccactatgcccgggtactttttttgtatttttggtagacacagggtttcaccatgttggccaggctggtcttgaactcctgacctcaggtgatccacccgccttggcctcccagagagctgggattacaggcatgagccaccacgcctggcccattgtGGGCTCTTTAAAAGAAGAGGACTCTCCTGCTCCAGGGAACCCAGGGCCCCCAGACAGGGGAAGAGCCTGGACAAATCCGGCCCATTTTCCTGGCGACAAGCATGCCCTCCCCCCATTTCTGGCCTGCCCCAGCATGTCCCTCAAAGCATTCACATCTTATCAACTGCAAGACGCCCATTTCCACGTCAGAACTGCTCTGAAGCTGGGATGGTCTCACCATCAAGGACATTTCAGAGCTGGTGGTGAGGCACCAGCCCTCCAGCCCCCGCCCATCAGGTGCCTTCCCCTGGGCCTGGGCCACCTGTCCCTGTGTAGGGCTCTTCCCTGGGCGCCCTCATTGTGGGGTTCCCATGGGCAGCATCCGGAAACATGTTCCCCCCAACTTAAAAAAACTATGACTGATCAAAGGAGGTGACATGAGCTCCACAAGCCACTAAACAAAAGTGACTCAATGCCACTGCAGCAGAAAGCTATGGCGGGGCCCAATACAGCCTGGGGGGTCACAGCCAAGGGTGGGAGACAGGCAGGACATCATCGTGATAAGAACTACAGTGTGATAAGAACCAGGGTAGGCCCGACCCGTCCTGCTTGTGCTCAGATGCCCCAGCACCTGTACAACCCCAGGGGCTTTGAGGATgctaggaagaaaagaaggaagaatgcCAGTTGCGGTGGCTTAAGCTGGTatttgcagcactttgggaggctgaggcgggcagatcgctggaggccaggagttcgagaccagcctgaccaataaggcaaaaccccgcctctactaaaaataaaaaaattggccaggcgaggtggctcacacctgtaatcccagcactttgggaggccaaggcgggcggatcacgaggtcaagagatggagaccattctggccaacatggtgaaatgctgtctctactaaaaaaaaatacaaaaattagctgggcacggtagcacgcacctgtagtcccagctactcgggaggctgaggtgggagaatcacttgaacctcggaggcggaggttgcagtgagccgagattgctccactacactctagcctgggtgatagagtgagactccgtctcaaaaataaaataataaaaaaaattagccaggcgtggtgttgggtgcctataatcccagcttctcagggggctgaggcaagagaatcacttgagcccgagaggcagaggttgcagtgagccgagactgtgccaatatcactccagcctgggtgacagtgagactctgtctcaaaaaaaaaaaaaaaaaaaagagatgctgGGAGCAACTCCATGGACTTCCAGGACAACAGAGCTGAGAGGTGGCAGAGCAGGGGCCGCCTCGTGCCTGTGGAGTCTGCCTGGGCAGTCAGCATGTCAGGAAGGATTAACAGTGGGCATGCCTACAGCGCCAAGGACGTGCCAGGTACCGCACCGGAGCTGCCTATCAGCCTGCCCTGGGCTCCACCTCACCACCGCCCTACAGTCCCTCTACCCcatggggttgttgtgaggaaactgaggctcagagaagctaagcAGGTTACAAAAGGGCACGGGGCTCATAAGAGGAGAGCAGAGACGCGGGCCCAGCAGCTGAGGCTACAGCTGGTGTGCTCCGACCCTCCAAGGCAGAGCCCATGGCACATGCATTCCAGCGGCAAGAGCTGGAGGGGAGAATATGTTTCCCAAGAGTGACATGTGCCAACTCTCCGTGAGTACCTCCTGTGCGCAGCCCGGGGCTGAGTGCTTGATGTCTATTAACTCACTGTCACAGTGACCCTGTGCGGTGGGCGCTGTCACTCACCTGTGATGTAGTTAGGGACACAGGCACAGCGGGGTTAGGGGACGCTCGCAAGGGCACACAGCTGTAAGTGGCAAAGCCATAATTTTAACCTAGGCAGTGTGGCTCCCAAGCCCTCAGGCCCTCTTGGCGGAATTGTGCGGCCAAGTGCTGTCTTAGGATCTTGTGTGCACCCAGGTCGCCTCACTCAGTCCTTGTGGCACCCCTCCCCGGTAGGTGCCATTCCTCCCGCTTTACAGATAACATCACTGAGGCCTTCATTCCCAATGGCTGGGGGAGAAGGACTCTGCCCTGGACCCCAGGCCCCGCTGGGAGACCCCTCGGAGGCCAGGGCAGACGCACAGCCTGGGCCGTCCGGCACGGACCTGCACACCCGGGCGCGCGAGCGGAACCGGGCGAGGCGGAGACGCCGGGCACTCACCTCGGGGAAGGCCCCATCGGCGAAGACCATCAGCAACGAGGTCTTCCCGCAGCCGCCGTCGCCCACCAGGACCACCTTGACCGACCGCACGCCTGGTGGCGCCTCCTCGCCCGCGGCCTGGGCCGCCGTCATCCCGGGGCCGGGCGCGGAgagggcgggcgggcgggcggctgCAGCGCAGGGACCCAGACTGCGCGGGGCAGGCCCGGCGGGGCAGGAATGTGGAAGGGGCGGGGCGGCGGGAGGAAGTGCGAGCCGGGCGCCCCGAGAGCCAGGTGAGAGGCCCGGGCGGCTGGGCTGGGGCCCTTCCTCTCAAGGCCGTCTAGGTCCTTGAAGAAACGCTGCCCGAGCACCTACTGTGAGCGGGCCGCGCTGGGGCCATGGGAGGTCGGAAGGGAGAAGACAAACAGCGGGACCATGACAGTGTGGGCGGGGGTGTGCTCAGCAGCTGGGTCCCAGATCCCAGGCAGGAGCCAGTGACCTTtactaaatgagtgaatgaatggtgCATTTCCCCAGGGGGCTTAGGACGGAGCACAACACAGGCCTTTCATGCCAGGTGGGAAGCGGATGATCCCCTTCACTGGCCCTACCAGGCCTAGCCTGCCTCCCTCCGCCAGCACCAGGAAGTTTTGCTGAAGGTGGGCAGCCACCTGACACCCTGGCTGGCCACGATCTAGGGAAAGAGATGGAACCTTCCCTCTATAAAGTGTGTTTCTTATTATTGCACCATGAGACGTCCTCCTGGTGCCCAAGGGCCTGGGGACCCTGAACTGTTCAAGATAAAATCCAGGCCCTGCCTTGAGAAGCCCACAGCCTAGAAGAGTAGACAGGCAGGACATCAGTGTGATCAGAACTACAAATGGGTAGGGACAGGCAGCGGGACAGGAGTAGGGGAAAGGAGCTCCTCGCCCAGGTTGAGTGAGTCAGGAAGCCCTTCAGAGTCTTGAGGAAAAAGTGAGACACAGTcagatgggggagggagaaggtGTTCCACAGGAGAGAGCGGTAGGGGTGAGGTTGTGGAGGCCGGAGCGGAATGCtgccccccccccgcccccgcagAAGGTGAGTCTCCCTTGCACAGTGGTGCAGCAAGAGGAGCTGGTGCTTGCACAGTGGAGCACTTTGGATGCCAGCAGTAAATCCAGCATTGAACTGGGAACTCATTGTCACCTGATCCCTCCACTTCTCCTAATGGCCAGAgttgaaatcttttaaaaatgggcaCAAGGGTCTTCCCAGATCTTGAACTGAGTGTTTATATTGAAACTTAAAAGAACAGGGGCCAGACATCATTAGGTTACCCCCAATTTATGCTGGTCATGACATCACCCCTTATGGAGTTCCAAGTCAGTCAGGTGAAAATGCACCTTCAACCTCCTTTAAACTCACTGTGGTCTAAAGAGGCAACCAGGGCAAGAGTCACTACGTGGAGAGGCAGAGTCCAGCTCCTTGACTCCTCTGCCTGGCTCCGGGCTGTGGTCCACAGGCTGGATGGAGCCCCACTTGGAGGCTCCATCCTGTCCTCCCCAGGacagctctgccttccaggtgccCCTTCCTCCCCGAAACTGCCATAGGGCTGGGCAGTGA
Above is a genomic segment from Chlorocebus sabaeus isolate Y175 chromosome 1, mChlSab1.0.hap1, whole genome shotgun sequence containing:
- the RHOD gene encoding rho-related GTP-binding protein RhoD isoform X1, whose product is MTAAQAAGEEAPPGVRSVKVVLVGDGGCGKTSLLMVFADGAFPESYTPTVFERYMVNLQVKGRPVHLHIWDTAGQDDYDRLRPLFYPDASVLLLCFDVTSPNSFDNVFNRWYPEVNHFCKKVPIIVVGCKTDLRKDKSLVNKLRRNGLEPVTYHRGQEMARSVGAVAYLECSARLHDNVHAVFQEAAEVALSSRGRNFWRRITQGFCVVT